Below is a genomic region from Pseudomonadota bacterium.
AACAAACAAGGAGATGAATATGTGGAGCAAGCCTGAGTACACAGAAATGCGTTTTGGTTTTGAAGTAACAATGTATATCGCAAATCGTTAATTTGATTTGAGAAGTAATACAAAAAAAGGCCGCCTTTGGGCGGCCTTTTTTATTGATGGGTGGTTAGCACTTTGATGTGATCAGAGTATAGTTTTAACGCTAGCCCGTATTAATTTTTTTGTAACGATAAGACCGGGGAGACGGCCAATATGATTTTTCGACAAGAGCGTTATAACAAGTTCTCAATACTGCTTCATTGGGTGGTTGCTCTAATCGTGTTGACTTTAGTTGCTCTAGGTATGTATATGCATGATATTCCCAAGGGCCATCCAGATCGAGCTTTCTTTTTTAATTTGCATAAATCTATCGGGTTAACAGCAGGAATACTGATGTTGGTTCGATTATGGTGGCGACACAAGAATCCACCACCCGCGCTGCCGTCATCAGTGCCTAGATGGCAGGTTTTTATGTCCAAGTTGTCACATGGCCTGCTTTATTTATGCCTCATTGCAATGCCTATCGTAGGTTTTTCTGCGTCACAATTTACTAAATATGGCGTCACGTATTTTGGTCTATTTAAAATACCTCCGATGGGTCCCAATGATCCAGTTATTCGTGATTTTTTGCAATCGATCCACCATGATTTAGCGCAGGTGCTGATGGTGTTGGTGGGTATCCATATTCTTGCTGCGCTTTATCATTGGTTGGTTCTCCGAGACGGTGTTATCAGACGTATGTTGCATTAACGTGGTTATTGCAGCGCACGATAAAAACAGAGAAAAGTTGTTCGTATAAAGATATCCCAAATATACCTATTGGAATAATCTCTTTAATTTTCCCAAGTTCCTATGATTGTTCTTTACATTTCCCAGTTTTAGTCGGATATTTAAACTTGCTTGGTCGCATTATTTGACTCAGGCATGCGCTAAAAAGTAATTTTAATGATAATAAAAAGCAATAAAAAGTAGTCGTTAGTTT
It encodes:
- a CDS encoding cytochrome b, whose translation is MIFRQERYNKFSILLHWVVALIVLTLVALGMYMHDIPKGHPDRAFFFNLHKSIGLTAGILMLVRLWWRHKNPPPALPSSVPRWQVFMSKLSHGLLYLCLIAMPIVGFSASQFTKYGVTYFGLFKIPPMGPNDPVIRDFLQSIHHDLAQVLMVLVGIHILAALYHWLVLRDGVIRRMLH
- the pqqA gene encoding pyrroloquinoline quinone precursor peptide PqqA, with product MWSKPEYTEMRFGFEVTMYIANR